The Stigmatella aurantiaca DW4/3-1 genome contains the following window.
CATGCATCAGCGCGGCGGTGCGTGACAGCAGTTGGGCCAGCTCCGGGTCCACCGGGGGCTCCGCGGGGGGAGCCCCCACGGAGGGGGCCGCGGTCCGGGGAAGCACCTGGGCGATCATCTGGCGAAGCGGTTCCGAGGGCTCGGCGAAGCGGACGGAGAAACCCGCGGCGATGCCCAGGATGCGGGCCTCGTCCGTGGACACGTGGCGCACCACGTCCGCGATGCACAGGAGTGCCTTCCCCTGGAAGGTGAGCTCCATCGGGAGCCGGGACGCACGCGCCGGCAACGGGCCGTCGTAGGCGATGAAGAGCCCATCGGGCCGCACCTCTTGGACGTTCACAGTGCGCGTCCCCGGCCCTCCCAATCCCCTCACCCGGACTTGCAGGCTCGCGGTGGCAGGGGCCTCGGGCGCGGCCTCACGCACCGGCGTGGCCTCACGCACCGGCGCCTTGGGAGCCGCCTCGAGCAGCGCGGCGCGGAAGGCCTGGGCGCTCTGAAAGCGATCTTCGGGGCGCCGGGCAATGGCGCGCATCAGCACCTCGGAGAGGGCCCTGGGCACCCGGGCATCGACGACATGCGGAGGCAAGGGCTGGACTTCCGGCTGGCCGAGAAGGACTTCGCCCATCCGCCCACCACCGAAGGGCAGGCGGCCCGTGACGAGCCGGTACCCCACCACCCCCAGCGAGTACACGTCCATGCGGGTATCGGCCGCGGTGGTCTCCCACTGCTCTGGAGCCATGTAGGCGGGAGAACCCAGCGCCATGCCCGCGTTCAGCTCCTCTTGGGAGAAGCTGGCCGCCAGGACGCTGACCATGCCGAAGTCGAGCACCTTCACCCGCGGCTCGCCCTCGGGAGGCCGGGTCAGCACGAGATTGTCCGGCTTGAGG
Protein-coding sequences here:
- a CDS encoding serine/threonine-protein kinase, with the translated sequence MHGPLVLQKQLGSGATGTVYLAQHMSTGAEFALKVLHPHLASNAAVKDRFYVEAHVASRVVHPSVPRILDARPGPGGLPSLLMEYVSGEPFSSLPLPLPSSEVVWMLGQVLEGLEVAHARGVVHRDLKPDNLVLTRPPEGEPRVKVLDFGMVSVLAASFSQEELNAGMALGSPAYMAPEQWETTAADTRMDVYSLGVVGYRLVTGRLPFGGGRMGEVLLGQPEVQPLPPHVVDARVPRALSEVLMRAIARRPEDRFQSAQAFRAALLEAAPKAPVREATPVREAAPEAPATASLQVRVRGLGGPGTRTVNVQEVRPDGLFIAYDGPLPARASRLPMELTFQGKALLCIADVVRHVSTDEARILGIAAGFSVRFAEPSEPLRQMIAQVLPRTAAPSVGAPPAEPPVDPELAQLLSRTAALMHDPYVLLGLAPSASFDEVRQRAETALRKLDAFRQRPLPAGQRKELMTLGARVDAARRTLGDPLSRVGFDATRGNTHGIARCLAAGVSQDAVEPLRRAYLTARPGAEEKSRTFLVRARQLETQNALRPAIDCYAKALALDPLNLPFQRHYWTLQRQVRAVTTVVPAVAM